A genome region from Microbacterium profundi includes the following:
- a CDS encoding heavy-metal-associated domain-containing protein, whose protein sequence is MSTSEYQVTGMSCGHCEVAIRGEVGQIAGVTDIDVTAQGGKLIVSSDQPLDDAAVLAAVDEAGYEAVRIR, encoded by the coding sequence ATGAGCACGAGCGAGTATCAGGTCACCGGGATGAGCTGCGGGCACTGCGAGGTTGCCATTCGCGGCGAGGTCGGCCAGATCGCGGGCGTTACCGATATCGATGTCACCGCCCAGGGCGGGAAGCTCATCGTGAGCAGCGATCAGCCGCTCGATGATGCCGCGGTTCTCGCTGCGGTCGACGAAGCCGGGTACGAGGCGGTCCGGATCCGGTGA
- a CDS encoding single-stranded DNA-binding protein: protein MNETILTIVGNLTAEPELRQTGSGVAVASFTVASTPRNFDRQANEWKDGDALFMRCSAWRDLATNITASLTKGSRVIVTGRLQQRSYQDREGNNRVSLELQVDEVGPSLKYATAQVVRGDRSGGGGAPVTAAAGGAAPAAATADSWSSPNTEWSTADETPF, encoded by the coding sequence ATGAACGAGACCATCCTCACGATCGTGGGCAACCTGACCGCTGAACCCGAGCTGCGCCAGACCGGCTCCGGCGTCGCGGTGGCGAGCTTCACCGTCGCCAGCACGCCGCGCAACTTCGACCGCCAGGCGAACGAGTGGAAAGACGGCGACGCGCTGTTCATGCGCTGCTCCGCCTGGCGCGACCTGGCGACGAACATCACCGCATCCCTGACGAAGGGCAGCCGTGTGATCGTCACCGGGCGCCTGCAGCAGCGCAGCTACCAGGACCGCGAGGGCAACAACCGCGTGAGCCTCGAACTGCAGGTCGACGAGGTCGGCCCTTCGCTGAAGTACGCGACCGCGCAGGTCGTCCGAGGAGATCGCTCGGGCGGTGGCGGCGCGCCGGTCACGGCTGCGGCAGGTGGTGCAGCCCCCGCGGCGGCGACAGCCGACTCGTGGTCGTCGCCGAACACCGAGTGGTCGACGGCTGACGAGACGCCGTTCTGA
- a CDS encoding ABC transporter substrate-binding protein — translation MNSYSKRPGLRLAAVCAVAVTALALTACGPDITAGSGDDAASDRLQAPTADQPEGEITIWDRSGDLFEVFDDVIDDFNKKYPGIKVNHEAVDINAKLQNTLITGTDVPDGVFLDDAMIGGFADHLWDLSDVLEPYADDIAPQKIDATTVDGGIYGVPYDLNPGLLYYNATALEAAGVDATAIETYDDLLDAARAYQAKVPEAHPIHLEQSAFLGQLQLEMYASQLGTSIADAEGELRLDSPEYEQILTFLDTVQSEGLGTRAEYLTPTDIAELENGNQVFYPWAIWFDFAPQQLLPQTSGDWRAMELPAWEDGGARSGAMGGSSFVLPKEGENSELAWLFYEFLMYDEAGYTAVWGVNDIYPTGLNTSIPAYLPAADPENPLFQPLDALGGQDLWEVATTAGAQIPSGTSIPSWWNSAVDYLGNDIQKMLDGDMTPAEVISGSTDSIQTNLIDRQ, via the coding sequence ATGAACAGCTACTCGAAACGGCCGGGCCTTCGCCTGGCCGCAGTGTGCGCCGTCGCCGTCACCGCTCTGGCACTGACGGCCTGCGGCCCCGACATCACAGCAGGATCCGGCGACGACGCGGCATCCGATCGCCTGCAGGCCCCAACAGCGGACCAGCCGGAAGGCGAGATCACGATCTGGGACCGCTCCGGCGACCTGTTCGAGGTCTTCGACGACGTGATCGACGACTTCAACAAGAAGTATCCCGGCATCAAGGTCAACCACGAGGCCGTCGACATCAACGCGAAGCTGCAGAACACGCTGATCACCGGCACCGACGTCCCAGACGGCGTCTTCCTCGACGACGCCATGATCGGCGGCTTCGCCGACCACCTCTGGGATCTCAGCGACGTGCTCGAGCCCTATGCCGACGACATCGCTCCGCAGAAGATCGATGCGACCACGGTCGATGGCGGCATCTACGGCGTGCCGTACGATCTCAACCCCGGCCTGCTCTACTACAACGCCACCGCGCTCGAAGCGGCCGGAGTGGATGCCACGGCGATCGAAACTTACGATGACCTCCTCGATGCCGCCCGCGCCTACCAGGCGAAGGTGCCCGAGGCGCATCCGATCCACCTCGAGCAGAGTGCATTCCTCGGTCAGCTCCAGCTCGAGATGTACGCGAGCCAGCTCGGAACATCCATCGCGGATGCCGAGGGCGAACTGCGCCTCGATAGCCCGGAGTACGAGCAGATCCTCACCTTCCTCGATACCGTCCAGTCGGAGGGCCTCGGAACACGTGCCGAGTACCTGACCCCGACCGACATCGCGGAGCTCGAGAACGGCAACCAGGTCTTCTACCCGTGGGCGATCTGGTTCGACTTCGCCCCGCAGCAACTGCTCCCGCAGACGAGCGGCGACTGGCGTGCGATGGAGCTTCCCGCCTGGGAGGATGGCGGAGCCCGCAGCGGTGCGATGGGCGGCTCGTCGTTCGTCCTGCCCAAGGAGGGCGAGAATTCCGAGCTGGCGTGGTTGTTCTACGAGTTCCTGATGTACGACGAGGCCGGCTATACCGCCGTGTGGGGTGTGAACGACATCTACCCGACCGGACTGAACACGTCGATCCCCGCCTACCTGCCGGCCGCCGATCCCGAGAACCCGCTCTTCCAGCCCCTCGACGCACTGGGCGGCCAGGACCTCTGGGAGGTCGCGACCACCGCAGGCGCTCAGATTCCCAGCGGCACGTCGATCCCGTCATGGTGGAACAGCGCGGTCGACTACCTCGGCAACGACATCCAGAAGATGCTCGACGGCGACATGACGCCCGCCGAGGTCATCAGCGGCTCGACCGACAGCATCCAGACGAACCTCATCGACAGGCAGTGA
- a CDS encoding F510_1955 family glycosylhydrolase, whose product MNRRALALTAISIAALTLTVTGCTPQTDTTNAVPPSIEHIHGIAADPRGEDLFIATHGGIFTLTETGEMTGPIGDHDFDAMGFTLSGDTLFASGHPGTTTAEELGAPNLGIIRSDDFGATWSPVAFNGSADFHVLTAAPDGMLYGFASTEVELLASADEGRTWTSKASFTAADLAATTDGLYAATEEGLLISTDNGGTFDPVEGAPVLYTIDASPDGTLAGVGTDGVLWSYGADGDWQRMEPLEGVAQAFSAIDSERFVLVDDRGIVEVTRDESTILAPARPAD is encoded by the coding sequence ATGAACCGCCGCGCTCTTGCCCTGACCGCTATTTCCATTGCTGCTCTCACCCTCACGGTGACAGGATGCACACCCCAGACCGACACCACCAACGCGGTACCGCCGAGTATCGAACATATCCACGGCATCGCAGCCGACCCCCGTGGCGAGGACCTGTTCATCGCCACGCACGGTGGCATCTTCACCCTCACGGAGACCGGCGAGATGACCGGACCGATCGGCGACCACGACTTCGACGCGATGGGATTCACGCTCTCTGGCGACACGCTCTTCGCCTCAGGTCATCCCGGGACGACGACCGCGGAGGAGCTTGGCGCACCGAACCTCGGCATCATTCGCAGTGACGACTTCGGTGCGACATGGTCACCTGTCGCATTCAATGGCAGCGCCGACTTCCATGTCCTCACCGCAGCCCCTGATGGCATGCTCTACGGATTCGCTTCCACCGAAGTCGAACTTCTCGCCAGCGCCGACGAAGGACGCACATGGACATCCAAAGCATCGTTCACCGCCGCCGACCTCGCGGCCACTACCGACGGGCTGTACGCGGCAACCGAGGAGGGCCTGCTGATCAGCACCGACAACGGCGGGACTTTCGACCCGGTCGAAGGCGCACCCGTGCTCTACACAATCGACGCGAGCCCGGACGGCACACTCGCCGGCGTCGGTACCGACGGTGTTCTCTGGTCCTACGGCGCTGATGGTGACTGGCAGCGGATGGAACCGCTGGAGGGCGTCGCGCAGGCCTTCAGCGCCATCGATTCGGAGCGCTTCGTTCTCGTCGACGACCGCGGAATCGTCGAAGTCACCCGCGATGAATCCACCATCCTCGCCCCAGCCCGCCCGGCGGACTGA
- a CDS encoding heavy metal translocating P-type ATPase: MSNSHNDDVEHPTAHHETPTTGPSDAPQQQQHADHATTATHEPSKNGNGHDEHAQHTGHMDAGGHGDHVGQFRRLFWMMLILAVPTVALSGMFAMILGYTLPDIAALAWISPVLGTVMYVWGGRPFLVGAVSEIRARKPGMMLLIGLAITVAFFASWGATLGLIHHELDFWWELALLIVIMLLGHWIEMRSLAQTTSALDSLAALLPDEAERIENGQVVSVSPADLVVGDLVVIRPGGSIPADGRIVDGRASMDEAMVTGESATVTRSAGDLVTAGTVATDSGLRVEITATGDDTTLAGIQRLVAEAQSSSSRAQRLADTAAGWLFWFALGAAAITALAWTVLGFPDAAVVRTITVLVIACPHALGLAIPLVVSIATERAARGGVLVKDRLALESMRTVDTVLFDKTGTLTRGEPVVSEVSVPDGGDRDQVLALAAAAEADSEHPLAKAIVRAAADKNLTVPASRDFTSSPAVGVTATVNETTVRVGGPHLLTEENAGELAVADSWRQDGAIILHVVQDGQVIGALKLADEVRSESREAVDALHALGVQVVMITGDAEAVAHTVAQDLGIDRFFAGVRPEDKAAKVQELQKEGRKVAMVGDGVNDAPALAQADVGLAIGAGTDVAIASAGVILASDDPRSVLSVIELSRAAYRKMKQNLWWAAGYNLISVPLAAGVLAPIGFVLPMSVGAILMSLSTIVVALNAQLLRRLDLRPDTTTRTILDNH; encoded by the coding sequence ATGAGCAACTCGCACAACGATGACGTTGAACACCCCACCGCGCATCACGAAACGCCGACCACCGGCCCCAGCGACGCCCCGCAGCAGCAGCAGCATGCGGACCACGCCACGACGGCGACGCACGAGCCCTCGAAAAACGGGAACGGCCACGACGAACATGCGCAGCACACCGGGCATATGGACGCCGGCGGTCACGGCGATCACGTGGGGCAGTTCCGCCGACTGTTCTGGATGATGCTGATCCTCGCGGTGCCCACCGTGGCACTGTCGGGGATGTTCGCGATGATCCTCGGATACACCCTCCCGGATATTGCTGCTCTCGCCTGGATCTCCCCGGTACTGGGGACCGTCATGTACGTATGGGGCGGCCGGCCCTTCCTCGTCGGCGCGGTCAGCGAGATCCGCGCCCGCAAGCCCGGCATGATGCTCCTCATCGGGCTGGCGATCACCGTCGCGTTCTTCGCCTCCTGGGGTGCGACCCTCGGACTGATCCACCACGAGCTCGACTTCTGGTGGGAGCTGGCGCTGCTGATCGTCATCATGCTCCTCGGCCACTGGATCGAGATGCGCTCCCTCGCCCAGACCACCTCCGCGCTGGACTCGTTGGCTGCGCTGTTGCCCGATGAGGCCGAACGCATCGAAAACGGTCAGGTCGTCTCGGTCTCACCCGCCGACCTCGTCGTCGGCGACCTCGTCGTCATCCGGCCCGGTGGCAGCATCCCCGCCGACGGGCGGATCGTCGATGGCAGGGCATCCATGGACGAGGCCATGGTCACCGGCGAATCCGCCACCGTCACCCGCTCCGCCGGCGACCTGGTCACCGCGGGCACCGTCGCCACCGACTCCGGGCTTCGCGTCGAGATCACCGCGACCGGAGACGACACCACCCTCGCCGGCATCCAACGCCTGGTCGCCGAGGCGCAGAGTTCATCGTCCCGAGCGCAACGGCTCGCGGACACGGCAGCGGGATGGCTGTTCTGGTTCGCCCTCGGAGCAGCCGCAATCACAGCCCTCGCGTGGACCGTGCTCGGCTTCCCCGATGCCGCCGTCGTGCGCACGATCACCGTTCTCGTGATCGCGTGCCCCCACGCATTGGGTCTAGCCATCCCGCTCGTCGTTTCCATCGCCACCGAACGTGCCGCGCGGGGCGGTGTGCTCGTCAAGGATCGGCTCGCGCTGGAGAGCATGCGCACCGTTGACACCGTGCTGTTCGACAAGACCGGGACGCTCACCAGGGGCGAGCCCGTCGTGAGCGAGGTCTCGGTACCCGATGGCGGCGACCGTGACCAGGTGCTCGCCCTCGCGGCCGCCGCGGAGGCGGACAGCGAGCACCCCCTCGCCAAAGCCATCGTCCGCGCGGCCGCCGACAAGAACCTCACCGTACCCGCGAGCCGCGACTTCACCTCCTCCCCGGCCGTTGGCGTCACTGCGACCGTCAATGAGACGACGGTTCGGGTGGGCGGACCGCACCTGCTCACGGAGGAGAACGCGGGCGAGCTGGCTGTCGCAGACAGCTGGCGACAAGACGGCGCCATCATCCTGCACGTCGTGCAGGATGGGCAAGTGATCGGTGCTCTCAAGCTCGCCGATGAGGTGCGATCCGAGTCCCGTGAAGCCGTCGACGCGCTCCACGCGCTCGGCGTGCAGGTCGTCATGATCACCGGAGACGCGGAAGCCGTCGCGCACACCGTTGCTCAAGACCTCGGAATCGACCGGTTCTTCGCGGGAGTTCGTCCCGAGGACAAAGCCGCCAAGGTCCAGGAGCTGCAGAAGGAAGGTCGCAAGGTCGCGATGGTCGGCGACGGGGTGAACGACGCCCCCGCCCTCGCGCAGGCCGACGTCGGTCTCGCGATCGGCGCAGGCACGGACGTCGCGATCGCCTCGGCTGGCGTCATCCTCGCCAGCGACGACCCCCGCTCCGTCCTCTCCGTCATCGAACTCTCCCGTGCCGCGTACCGGAAGATGAAACAGAACCTGTGGTGGGCTGCGGGCTACAACCTCATCTCCGTTCCCCTCGCCGCTGGCGTCCTCGCACCTATCGGGTTCGTCCTGCCGATGTCCGTCGGAGCAATCCTCATGTCGCTGTCAACCATCGTCGTCGCACTCAACGCACAACTGCTGCGCCGACTCGACCTCCGACCCGACACCACCACCCGGACCATCCTCGACAATCACTGA
- a CDS encoding DUF6153 family protein: MIVVGLLGMHTFSSNAVGHGTAVGAHSSSAVDQATPIAGHTDAVAASATSAEPTVCDDACMTGSTGGRSNMLSACILALFAGLLLLLRPLFAQRLSPPLMVLMSRLRPEVEDTLSRAPSLTFLSISRT, from the coding sequence ATGATCGTCGTCGGCCTTCTCGGCATGCACACCTTCAGCTCCAACGCAGTCGGTCACGGCACCGCCGTGGGCGCGCACTCGTCGTCCGCGGTTGATCAGGCAACGCCGATCGCTGGTCATACTGACGCTGTCGCTGCTTCCGCTACCTCAGCGGAGCCCACAGTGTGCGATGACGCGTGCATGACCGGATCGACGGGCGGTCGCTCGAACATGCTCTCCGCGTGCATCCTCGCGCTTTTTGCCGGCCTTCTCCTGTTGCTGCGTCCGCTGTTCGCGCAGCGGCTCAGCCCTCCACTGATGGTTTTGATGTCCCGGCTCCGCCCCGAGGTCGAGGACACGTTGAGCAGGGCACCCTCCCTGACGTTCCTCTCGATCAGTCGCACCTGA
- a CDS encoding LacI family DNA-binding transcriptional regulator: MPATLRDVAERAQVSMRTVSNVVSGYTHVSERMRTKVLAAIEELDYRPNPVARTLRTGRTGMLALVVPEIDVPYFSELARDVIDAAAEVGYRVMIDQTGHDHERERQLLTGEGRTMLFDGLLFSPLVTKSELLDMHGTTRMPLILLGEHDFDGRYDHVAIDNVAAARDAVGHLIDTGRTRIAAIGSQPLEEYATPLQRSAGYEAALADAGLDLRSEYVITAAHYSRADGYAAGTALLALDPRPDAIFCFSDLLAFGAMRAVFDAGLRVPEDVAVIGIDDVDEGRYSRPSLSTISLDTQFIARESVRRIIDRIEDPALPATEIVAPHTLVVRESTAAE; encoded by the coding sequence ATGCCGGCCACACTTCGCGACGTCGCAGAGCGTGCACAGGTGTCGATGCGCACTGTGTCGAACGTCGTCAGCGGATACACGCATGTGAGCGAGCGGATGCGGACGAAGGTGCTCGCAGCCATTGAAGAACTCGATTACCGGCCCAATCCGGTGGCGCGGACATTGCGTACCGGTCGTACCGGGATGCTGGCCCTGGTCGTGCCGGAGATCGACGTTCCGTACTTCAGCGAGCTCGCGCGAGACGTGATCGACGCCGCGGCCGAGGTCGGCTATCGCGTGATGATCGATCAGACCGGACACGATCACGAGCGGGAGCGGCAACTGCTGACAGGGGAGGGCCGAACGATGCTGTTCGACGGGCTGCTGTTCAGTCCGCTGGTCACGAAGTCCGAGCTTCTCGACATGCACGGTACGACGCGGATGCCGCTGATACTCCTCGGTGAGCACGATTTCGACGGCCGCTACGATCACGTCGCCATCGACAATGTGGCGGCGGCGCGGGACGCGGTGGGACATCTCATCGATACGGGCCGGACGAGGATCGCTGCGATCGGCTCTCAGCCTCTCGAGGAGTATGCGACACCGCTGCAGCGCTCAGCGGGTTATGAGGCCGCGCTAGCGGATGCGGGATTGGATCTTCGTTCGGAGTACGTGATCACCGCCGCGCACTACAGCCGTGCAGACGGTTATGCGGCGGGCACGGCGCTGCTCGCCCTGGATCCTCGCCCTGACGCCATCTTCTGCTTCTCGGACTTGCTCGCCTTCGGTGCGATGCGCGCCGTCTTCGATGCCGGCCTCCGGGTGCCGGAAGACGTCGCGGTGATCGGGATAGACGACGTCGACGAAGGCCGCTACTCGCGCCCGTCGCTCAGTACGATCTCGCTGGACACGCAGTTCATCGCACGCGAGTCGGTGCGGCGGATCATCGATCGAATAGAAGACCCCGCGCTGCCGGCGACCGAGATCGTCGCACCACACACCCTCGTCGTGCGGGAGAGCACCGCCGCGGAGTGA
- a CDS encoding ABC1 kinase family protein → MTDAAGSAHRTTHRARYRRIVSFAAREFIKIWWFELVLPRLGFSRVAERTRAPRMQSFARRFHVLAVDLGGLMIKVGQFMSSRLDVLPPEITQELAGLQDEVPAVPYPDIKALAEAELGVSLERAFAWFDERPLAAASLGQVHRARLSDLDAADTGLRDVVVKVQRPGIDEIVATDLTALRRVAGWASRIRLVSSRVDAPALVEEFAATCLEEIDYLHEAANAERFAENFASDPRVGTPQIVWERVTRRVLTLSDVTAIKINDTAALRRAGIDPSRVADVFAEVMFDQVFTHSFVHADPHPGNIFVTPLAAPETDAAPAASGEGRSWRLTFVDFGMMAEVPDSLRDGLRTLLVAVAGRDSKGLVKAAQEIGVLLPSADTLELERALAALFDRFGGMGFVELSKVDPSEFTGFANEFGDTMRSLPLQLPENMLLLFRAVSLTSGMCSGLDPEFNVWDAAEPYAARLIRDESGNVIQAFARQAVSTAATTWRLPARIDDVITRIDDGTVTFDTSRLERRLDSLMRIGRRAVAALLFGGLLIGGAVLLVPAAPLGIVLMAGSAAPLLYALFGGVGRR, encoded by the coding sequence ATGACGGATGCTGCCGGCTCAGCGCATCGTACGACCCACCGCGCCCGCTACCGCCGCATCGTCTCGTTCGCAGCCCGCGAGTTCATCAAAATCTGGTGGTTCGAGCTGGTGTTGCCCAGGCTCGGCTTCTCACGCGTCGCCGAACGCACCCGCGCGCCGCGGATGCAGAGCTTCGCTCGCCGTTTTCACGTGCTCGCCGTCGACCTCGGCGGACTCATGATCAAGGTCGGCCAGTTCATGTCGTCGCGCCTCGACGTGCTGCCCCCTGAGATCACCCAGGAGCTCGCAGGGCTGCAGGACGAAGTGCCCGCCGTGCCGTATCCCGACATCAAAGCGCTCGCCGAGGCCGAGCTCGGGGTCTCGCTCGAGCGCGCCTTCGCCTGGTTCGATGAGCGGCCCCTTGCCGCGGCATCCCTCGGCCAGGTGCATCGTGCGCGACTGTCCGATCTCGACGCCGCCGACACCGGGCTGCGCGATGTCGTCGTGAAGGTGCAGCGCCCCGGAATCGACGAGATCGTCGCGACCGACCTCACGGCTCTTCGCCGCGTGGCTGGGTGGGCGAGCCGCATCCGCCTCGTCTCCTCGCGTGTCGATGCGCCAGCGCTCGTCGAGGAGTTCGCGGCGACCTGCCTCGAGGAGATCGACTATCTGCACGAGGCCGCGAATGCCGAGCGCTTCGCGGAGAACTTCGCATCCGATCCTCGCGTCGGCACCCCGCAGATCGTGTGGGAGCGCGTGACGCGTCGGGTGCTGACGCTGTCGGATGTCACGGCGATCAAGATCAACGACACCGCGGCGCTTCGGCGGGCCGGAATCGACCCGAGCAGGGTCGCGGATGTCTTCGCCGAAGTCATGTTCGATCAGGTGTTCACGCACAGCTTCGTGCACGCCGACCCGCACCCCGGCAACATCTTCGTGACGCCATTGGCTGCACCGGAGACGGATGCTGCGCCCGCCGCTTCTGGTGAGGGCAGGTCGTGGCGGCTGACCTTCGTCGACTTCGGGATGATGGCGGAGGTGCCGGACAGTCTGCGCGACGGGCTGCGCACGTTGCTCGTCGCCGTCGCCGGGCGCGACAGCAAGGGGCTGGTGAAGGCGGCGCAGGAGATCGGCGTGCTGCTGCCGTCGGCCGACACCCTCGAACTCGAACGCGCGCTCGCGGCGCTCTTCGATCGGTTCGGAGGGATGGGATTCGTCGAACTCAGCAAGGTCGATCCGAGCGAGTTCACCGGCTTCGCGAACGAGTTCGGCGACACCATGCGCTCCCTGCCGTTGCAGCTGCCCGAGAACATGCTGCTGCTCTTCAGGGCGGTCTCGCTGACATCCGGCATGTGCAGCGGGCTCGATCCCGAGTTCAACGTGTGGGATGCTGCGGAGCCGTATGCCGCTCGTCTGATCCGTGACGAGAGCGGCAACGTCATCCAGGCCTTCGCACGTCAGGCGGTCTCGACGGCCGCGACCACCTGGCGTCTGCCCGCGCGCATCGACGACGTGATCACGCGCATCGATGACGGCACCGTGACGTTCGACACCTCCCGACTGGAGCGCCGTCTCGACTCGCTGATGCGCATCGGTCGTCGCGCCGTGGCCGCGCTGCTTTTCGGCGGCCTGCTCATCGGCGGTGCGGTGCTGCTCGTGCCGGCCGCGCCGCTCGGGATCGTGCTGATGGCGGGGTCGGCAGCTCCGCTGCTCTACGCGCTGTTCGGAGGCGTCGGGCGGCGGTGA
- a CDS encoding PadR family transcriptional regulator: protein MNSSFPTGPFGGGGSGAGSGSPFGGAGGPASAIFDAMDQLRKSFEQRTGGGPSRMARGDVRAAVITLLAEEPMHGYQIINEIAERSGGSWKPSAGSVYPTLQLLADEGLITAEEQNGRKTYSLTGAGREEAEIAADKPAPWEAFSSREHSHLTALPKAGMDLAGAAAQVARTCTPEQVQEAVTVLDEARRRLYAILAQD from the coding sequence ATGAACAGCTCATTCCCCACCGGCCCCTTCGGCGGAGGCGGCTCCGGCGCAGGCTCAGGCTCACCGTTCGGCGGCGCAGGCGGTCCGGCATCCGCGATCTTCGATGCGATGGATCAGCTGCGCAAGTCTTTCGAGCAGCGCACCGGCGGTGGCCCTTCCCGCATGGCGCGCGGCGACGTGCGCGCGGCAGTGATCACGCTGCTCGCCGAGGAGCCGATGCACGGCTACCAGATCATCAACGAGATCGCCGAGCGCTCCGGCGGCTCGTGGAAGCCGAGCGCAGGCTCCGTCTACCCGACCCTGCAGCTGCTCGCCGACGAAGGCCTCATCACCGCAGAGGAGCAGAACGGCCGCAAGACCTACTCGCTCACCGGCGCGGGTCGCGAAGAGGCCGAGATCGCCGCCGACAAGCCGGCTCCGTGGGAGGCGTTCTCGTCCCGCGAGCACAGCCACCTCACTGCTCTGCCCAAGGCGGGGATGGATCTCGCCGGCGCCGCCGCTCAGGTCGCCCGCACCTGTACGCCGGAGCAGGTGCAGGAAGCGGTCACCGTGCTCGACGAGGCGCGTCGTAGGCTGTACGCGATCCTTGCGCAGGACTGA
- a CDS encoding DUF305 domain-containing protein has product MKKLPLALGTSVLSLALVLTGCTDASAPVDGATTSSEAPDSTATEADEMFVTMMIPHHEQAVEMSDIVLAKDDLDPQVAELAQQIKDAQGPEIDRMLGWLEDWGVEYDPDASGGMDHGSMGGSMDGMMSEEDMAALEEADGATASRLFLEQMIMHHEGAVDMAETALKDAQNPDVLELAQQVIDDQTAEIATMKDLLTQI; this is encoded by the coding sequence ATGAAGAAGCTTCCCCTTGCGCTGGGCACGAGCGTGCTCAGCCTGGCCCTCGTCCTCACCGGCTGCACCGACGCCTCCGCGCCCGTAGATGGGGCCACAACCTCCTCGGAAGCGCCGGACTCGACGGCGACCGAGGCGGATGAGATGTTCGTCACGATGATGATCCCGCACCACGAGCAGGCCGTCGAGATGTCGGACATCGTGCTCGCCAAAGACGACCTCGACCCGCAGGTGGCGGAACTGGCTCAGCAGATCAAGGACGCCCAAGGCCCCGAGATCGACCGGATGCTCGGCTGGCTGGAGGACTGGGGCGTCGAGTACGACCCTGACGCTTCAGGCGGCATGGATCACGGCTCGATGGGCGGCTCGATGGACGGTATGATGTCCGAGGAGGACATGGCTGCACTCGAAGAGGCGGACGGCGCGACAGCTAGCCGCTTGTTCCTGGAGCAGATGATCATGCACCACGAGGGTGCCGTCGACATGGCTGAGACCGCGCTCAAAGACGCCCAGAACCCGGACGTGCTCGAACTTGCGCAGCAGGTCATCGACGATCAGACCGCGGAGATCGCCACGATGAAGGATCTCCTCACCCAGATCTGA
- a CDS encoding ArsR/SmtB family transcription factor, translating into MNADNRVCGRMPESDFVELAVEIFGMLADATRVRLILALREAGELSVNELAEIVDKAPPSVSQHLAKLRLARIVSTRQNGTRVFYRLENEHASQLVRDAIFQAEHSLGGTPRHHHAEPAAVETATAEARLQSADV; encoded by the coding sequence ATGAATGCAGATAATAGGGTTTGCGGTCGGATGCCTGAGAGCGACTTCGTCGAACTGGCGGTTGAGATCTTCGGGATGCTCGCCGATGCGACCCGCGTGCGCCTCATTCTGGCGTTGCGCGAGGCCGGTGAGCTCTCCGTGAACGAGCTGGCGGAGATCGTGGACAAGGCCCCGCCGTCAGTGTCGCAGCATCTTGCCAAGCTCCGGCTGGCTCGTATCGTCTCAACCCGCCAGAACGGGACCCGGGTGTTCTACCGGCTGGAGAATGAGCACGCGTCGCAGTTGGTGCGGGATGCGATCTTCCAGGCCGAGCACTCCCTGGGCGGCACCCCACGCCACCACCACGCGGAGCCGGCCGCGGTAGAAACGGCGACTGCGGAGGCGCGCCTTCAGAGTGCCGACGTATGA